In the genome of Limnobaculum zhutongyuii, one region contains:
- the fmt gene encoding methionyl-tRNA formyltransferase — MSQPLRIIFAGTPDFAVRHLDALLSSHHQIVGVFTQPDRPAGRGNKLTPSPVKQLAEQHNIPVFQPKSLRPEENQQLVAQLNADVMVVVAYGLILPLAVLNMPRLGCINVHGSLLPRWRGAAPIQRSLWAGDSETGITIMQMDEGLDTGDMLYKLTCPILSEDTSATLYDKLAKLGPEGLLNTLTGLAEGSIKAEKQDDTLANYADKLSKEEAKLDWSLSAAQLERCIRAFNPWPVSYFIIDDQPIKVWAADVIENNTQAEPGTILEANKSGIQIATAQGILNITQLQPAGKKAMSAQDLLNSRREWFISGHRLA; from the coding sequence GTGTCTCAACCTTTGCGAATTATTTTTGCCGGTACCCCTGATTTTGCAGTGCGTCATCTGGACGCGCTACTTTCATCTCATCACCAAATAGTCGGAGTTTTCACTCAGCCCGATCGCCCGGCAGGCAGAGGCAACAAGCTGACGCCAAGCCCGGTTAAACAGTTGGCTGAGCAACATAACATCCCGGTATTTCAGCCCAAATCATTGCGGCCAGAAGAGAACCAACAGTTGGTGGCTCAACTTAATGCAGATGTTATGGTGGTCGTTGCCTATGGTTTGATTCTGCCTCTGGCTGTATTGAACATGCCCAGATTAGGTTGTATCAATGTGCATGGTTCGCTATTGCCTCGCTGGCGTGGTGCTGCGCCGATTCAACGCTCACTGTGGGCTGGAGACAGCGAAACGGGTATCACCATTATGCAAATGGATGAAGGGCTTGATACTGGCGATATGCTATACAAGCTCACCTGTCCTATCTTATCTGAAGATACCAGCGCGACCTTATATGACAAACTGGCTAAATTAGGCCCTGAAGGTTTACTCAATACACTGACGGGACTGGCAGAAGGCTCAATCAAGGCAGAAAAGCAGGATGATACATTGGCTAACTATGCCGATAAGCTGAGCAAAGAAGAGGCTAAGCTTGACTGGTCTCTCTCAGCAGCTCAATTAGAACGTTGCATTCGTGCCTTTAATCCCTGGCCTGTCAGCTATTTCATTATTGATGATCAGCCGATAAAAGTCTGGGCTGCTGATGTCATTGAAAATAATACTCAGGCAGAACCTGGTACCATCCTTGAAGCTAATAAGTCAGGCATTCAAATTGCTACTGCTCAAGGTATTTTGAATATTACTCAACTTCAACCTGCCGGTAAAAAAGCAATGTCCGCTCAGGATTTGCTAAATTCTCGCCGGGAGTGGTTTATCTCAGGTCATCGATTAGCCTGA
- the dprA gene encoding DNA-processing protein DprA — protein sequence MERDEWWLRLLMISGKKLPYIRRLRNVEPSQIVFNEQLLPLLGFSRQQVEAFLQVEPHQLIRNLSWLEGEDCHLVTYIDPEYPDLLRNISSAPLALFIRGERSNLAKPQLAIVGSRHYSQYGQIWASYFSQQLAASGLVITSGLAVGIDGISHQGALAAGGITIAVLGSGLARLHPRSHLGLAQKILESQGSLVSEFLPFEAPRAEYFPRRNRIISGLCLGVLVIEAGLRSGSLITAKYALEQGREVFAIPGPLDNRNSEGTHSLIQQGALLVAQPEDIIENLNSSLCWITPLSSESSIEPAPLLFSPDCPLADSPLYEHVSHHPISVDVIADKMSLSVTEVMIQLLELELSGAVQVVQGGYIRTR from the coding sequence ATGGAAAGAGACGAGTGGTGGTTAAGGTTGCTGATGATATCAGGGAAAAAACTTCCTTATATCCGACGGTTAAGAAATGTAGAGCCATCGCAAATCGTTTTTAACGAACAGCTTTTGCCATTACTGGGTTTTAGCCGCCAACAAGTGGAGGCATTTTTACAGGTAGAACCACATCAGCTGATAAGAAATCTCAGTTGGTTAGAGGGGGAAGATTGCCATTTAGTCACCTATATTGACCCCGAATACCCGGATCTTTTGCGAAATATCTCTTCTGCGCCATTAGCTTTATTTATTAGGGGAGAAAGAAGTAATTTAGCTAAGCCCCAATTAGCGATAGTAGGTAGTCGCCATTACAGTCAGTATGGGCAAATTTGGGCCAGCTATTTTTCTCAACAGTTAGCAGCCAGCGGGCTGGTAATAACCAGTGGCTTAGCGGTAGGTATTGATGGTATTAGCCATCAGGGAGCATTGGCTGCGGGGGGAATTACAATAGCCGTTTTGGGAAGTGGACTTGCCAGGCTTCATCCCAGAAGCCATCTGGGGTTGGCTCAAAAGATATTAGAAAGTCAGGGCTCGCTGGTTTCTGAGTTTTTACCTTTCGAAGCACCAAGGGCCGAGTATTTTCCCCGACGAAATAGAATAATCAGTGGCTTATGTTTGGGGGTACTGGTGATTGAAGCAGGCTTACGCAGCGGTTCGCTGATTACGGCCAAATATGCTTTAGAGCAAGGTAGGGAAGTATTTGCAATTCCAGGTCCATTGGATAATCGTAACAGTGAGGGAACTCATAGCCTGATTCAGCAAGGCGCACTGCTGGTTGCTCAACCGGAAGATATTATAGAAAACCTTAACAGTTCATTGTGTTGGATAACGCCGTTATCATCAGAGTCATCGATTGAGCCAGCTCCTTTGTTATTTAGTCCGGATTGTCCGCTGGCGGATTCACCGTTATATGAACATGTTAGTCATCACCCCATTTCTGTTGATGTTATTGCGGATAAAATGTCTTTATCGGTTACTGAGGTGATGATTCAACTGCTTGAGTTGGAATTGTCTGGTGCGGTACAGGTGGTTCAGGGAGGGTACATCAGAACCAGATAA
- the aroE gene encoding shikimate dehydrogenase — MQQFAVFGNPIAHSKSPCIHHLFAEGCRIDLHYVTQLGSLDGFENEIRAFFANGAKGANITLPFKERAYAICDELTERAASAGAVNTIKRLDDGRLLGDNTDGIGLLSDLQRLGMVIPGARVLLIGAGGAARGVILPLLSYGCELVVTNRTYAKAETLASLFSSFGKITSKPSDALAEDQFDLIVNATSTGISGDVPSISSSLISKDTVCYDMFYQAALTPFLKWAVEHGAGKHADGLGMLVGQAAHAFNLWHGVMPEVEPVLNELRKELTK, encoded by the coding sequence ATGCAACAGTTCGCTGTTTTTGGTAATCCAATTGCTCATAGCAAATCACCATGTATTCACCATCTTTTTGCGGAAGGATGTCGGATCGATTTGCACTATGTAACGCAGTTAGGCTCTCTTGATGGGTTTGAAAATGAAATCAGGGCATTTTTTGCTAATGGAGCAAAAGGTGCCAATATCACTTTGCCTTTTAAAGAGCGCGCATATGCAATATGCGATGAACTCACTGAACGTGCGGCTTCTGCTGGTGCAGTAAATACCATAAAACGCCTGGATGATGGACGTTTGCTGGGTGATAACACTGATGGTATTGGACTATTGAGTGATTTGCAGCGTTTGGGCATGGTTATACCAGGTGCACGAGTTTTACTGATAGGTGCTGGTGGGGCCGCCAGAGGTGTGATCTTACCGTTACTGTCATACGGTTGTGAGTTAGTAGTTACTAACCGTACATATGCAAAAGCAGAAACGCTGGCATCATTATTCTCATCATTTGGCAAGATAACCAGTAAACCTTCTGATGCGTTAGCGGAAGATCAATTCGATCTGATTGTTAATGCGACTTCGACAGGTATCAGTGGAGATGTTCCCTCTATCTCATCATCATTAATCTCCAAGGATACAGTATGTTATGACATGTTCTATCAGGCTGCACTAACTCCGTTTCTGAAATGGGCTGTAGAACATGGAGCTGGAAAACATGCTGATGGTTTAGGAATGCTGGTGGGGCAAGCCGCTCATGCCTTTAATCTTTGGCATGGTGTGATGCCAGAAGTTGAACCAGTGTTGAATGAATTACGTAAAGAACTGACTAAGTGA
- the tsaC gene encoding L-threonylcarbamoyladenylate synthase type 1 TsaC, producing the protein MTDNLEFIVEQLQQQQVVAYPTEAVFGLGCDPDSQLAVEHLLQLKQRSWEKGLILIAANYEQLQPYIDDTQLTAEQRMTMFSSWPGPVTWVIPARPSTPKWLTGQFDSLAVRVSDHLLVRELCQAFGKPLVSTSANLSGLEPCKTEHGVLQQFGDNFPVLKGLVGGREKPSEIRDVLTGKLYRQG; encoded by the coding sequence ATGACTGATAATTTAGAATTTATAGTAGAGCAACTTCAGCAACAACAGGTTGTTGCTTATCCAACTGAAGCGGTATTTGGACTGGGTTGCGATCCAGACAGTCAATTAGCAGTGGAACATCTTCTGCAATTGAAACAGCGCTCATGGGAGAAAGGGTTAATATTGATTGCTGCAAATTATGAGCAATTACAGCCTTATATCGATGATACGCAACTAACTGCTGAGCAAAGAATGACCATGTTTTCCAGCTGGCCTGGGCCTGTAACCTGGGTAATACCGGCGCGACCTTCCACACCAAAGTGGTTAACCGGACAGTTCGACTCCCTGGCCGTCAGGGTTAGTGACCACTTACTGGTGCGGGAACTTTGTCAGGCATTTGGTAAGCCTTTGGTTTCAACCAGTGCTAATTTAAGCGGGTTGGAACCGTGTAAAACGGAACACGGTGTTTTGCAGCAGTTTGGTGATAACTTTCCCGTATTGAAAGGGTTAGTAGGTGGGCGTGAAAAACCGTCAGAAATTCGGGACGTATTAACCGGAAAACTATACAGACAGGGATAA
- a CDS encoding DNA topoisomerase family protein: protein MSKTALFTGKSEELCPECGAPLVIRTGKQGPFQGCSRYPECTYIHSLTPQSDGHVVKVLEGQNCPQCGETLVLRQGRYGMFIGCSSYPDCEYIAVIDKPDETQIACPQCKQGRLLQRKSRYGKVFHACDRYPECQFALNHTPVAGICPICDYPLLMEKRTSRGNRLFCASKVCGKEVLTEKDD, encoded by the coding sequence ATGAGTAAAACAGCATTGTTTACAGGCAAAAGTGAAGAGCTCTGCCCCGAATGTGGTGCGCCATTAGTTATTCGCACGGGCAAGCAGGGACCATTTCAGGGATGTTCTCGCTATCCTGAATGTACCTATATTCACTCATTAACGCCGCAAAGTGATGGTCATGTCGTTAAAGTGTTGGAAGGACAGAACTGTCCCCAATGTGGTGAAACTCTGGTATTACGTCAGGGGCGCTATGGCATGTTTATTGGTTGTAGTAGTTATCCTGACTGTGAATATATTGCGGTGATTGATAAGCCTGATGAAACTCAGATTGCTTGCCCGCAGTGTAAGCAAGGGAGGTTGTTACAGCGGAAGTCTCGTTATGGTAAGGTTTTTCACGCCTGCGATCGTTATCCAGAGTGTCAATTTGCGCTTAATCATACCCCTGTAGCTGGAATCTGCCCGATATGCGACTATCCTCTTTTGATGGAAAAACGCACCTCCAGAGGTAATCGCCTGTTTTGTGCAAGTAAAGTGTGCGGCAAAGAAGTTTTGACAGAGAAAGATGACTGA
- a CDS encoding DUF1488 family protein, which yields MNQSIIFTDNEEWDPIRNAVICSALVNGFQVHCCIQGKVINARFGFAERPEQFIELFRQYRWDLEDEFEQMILNEEFDNDGWVVI from the coding sequence GTGAACCAGTCGATCATTTTTACTGATAATGAAGAATGGGATCCTATTCGTAATGCTGTTATCTGTTCTGCCTTAGTAAATGGGTTTCAGGTTCACTGTTGCATTCAGGGGAAAGTTATCAACGCGCGTTTTGGTTTTGCCGAACGGCCCGAACAGTTTATTGAGCTGTTCAGGCAGTATCGTTGGGATCTTGAAGATGAATTCGAACAAATGATTTTAAATGAAGAATTCGATAATGATGGTTGGGTCGTTATTTAA
- the def gene encoding peptide deformylase, with the protein MAVLPVLHFPDERLRIKAKPVAEVTPEIQQIVDDMLETMYAEEGIGLAATQVNIHQRIIVIDVSENRDEHFVIINPEVLEKSGETGIEEGCLSVPESRGFVPRAEQIKIRALNRDGKPFELEADDLLAICIQHEMDHLEGKLFVDYLSPLKRQRIRQKLEKIARQEARSQ; encoded by the coding sequence ATGGCAGTATTACCAGTATTACATTTTCCCGATGAAAGACTACGCATCAAAGCTAAACCGGTTGCGGAAGTGACGCCAGAAATACAGCAGATCGTCGATGATATGCTGGAAACGATGTATGCCGAAGAGGGTATCGGCCTTGCTGCTACGCAAGTAAATATCCACCAGCGTATTATCGTGATTGATGTTTCGGAAAATCGCGATGAACATTTCGTTATTATTAATCCGGAAGTACTGGAAAAATCTGGCGAGACCGGTATTGAAGAAGGTTGTCTTTCTGTACCTGAATCCAGAGGCTTTGTGCCTCGTGCAGAGCAGATTAAAATCCGCGCTTTAAACCGCGATGGAAAGCCGTTCGAGTTAGAAGCGGATGACCTGTTGGCAATCTGTATTCAACATGAGATGGACCATCTGGAAGGCAAACTGTTTGTCGACTATCTTTCTCCGCTTAAACGCCAGAGAATCCGCCAGAAATTAGAAAAAATTGCCCGACAGGAAGCGCGTTCACAATAA